The following proteins are encoded in a genomic region of Amphiura filiformis chromosome 18, Afil_fr2py, whole genome shotgun sequence:
- the LOC140138786 gene encoding uncharacterized protein — MSATTTLPTRTVTKTEQKSPNVRLKLKKPKSDKKVNWKQGVVDNEHMGKKKSKCCCIYEKPRMFGESSSSSESDSDDDCKMCRHQQKGNYHKHDDEGATPGEEEAGGSSSQQS, encoded by the exons ATGTCAGCAACAACAACATTACCGACACGGACAGtaacaaaaacagaacaaaaatct CCTAATGTAAGATTAAAACTGAAGAAACCAAAAAGTGACAAGAAGGTGAATTGGAAACAAGGAGTTGTTGACAATGAACACATGGGAAAGAAAAAATCTAAAT GTTGTTGTATATATGAGAAACCGCGCATGTTCGGGGAGAGTTCCTCCAGTAGCGAAAGTGACTCGGATGATGACTGCAAGATGTGTCGGCACCAACAGAAAGGCAACTACCACAAACATGATGATGAGGGCGCTACACCAGGGGAAGAAGAGGCGGGTGGATCTAGCAGCCAGCAGTCGTAG